The sequence TTTTCAATTAATGCTTGAATTATTTTTTTACCAAATCCAACACCAAGATATTCAGTTTCACCAATAAGATAGTCAATGCTGTATGCACCATCTATATCAATTTTGCCATGCCATTTTTCTCCACTATGATGATATTCATAGTATTGACAAAAGCCAATAGGTTTATTTTCCACTTCTACTATAAAATGGTGTAGGAATGAAAATTCATCATTTCTTTTTTTGACCTCATCAATCCAATCTAGTGGATTATGATACCATTTAGCTACATGAGGTATGTAAAGCCATTTTTCAAACAAAGCAATATCCTTACTATTAAATAGGCGCAGTGATAATTTTTTCAAGTAGCATCCCCCTTTCAAAATATAATTTCTATTTACATTCTTAATTATAACAATCACTTTTTCCATTGTCAACTTGAACAAAATTTCTGCATTTATTAATTGTACAGTAAATAAAAAAGGCTGCTTTGATTTGCAGCCTTTTTTTAAATTATTAATCTTCTATTATTTCTCCACTTGTAGATATTGTTACAATATTCCAAGGTATTAGTTTACTGCTTTGAAGTAATGCTTTTTTCACTGCATTCACTATTCCACCACAGCATGGAACCTGCATACGTACAACAGTAAGTGATTTTATATTATTGTTTTCAAGGATTGCAGTTAATTTGTCTGCGTAATCTCCTTCATCTAATTTAGGGCATCCTATGAGAGTTATTCTGTTTTTTATAAATTTATTATGAAAATCTCCATAGGCATATGCTGTACAATCTGCTGCTATCAATAAATTAGCTCCATTAAAATATGGTGCATTAAACGGTACAAGTTTTATTTGTACAGGCCATTGATTTAATTGTGATTCTACTTCTTTAGTTTCACAACATTCTGATTTTTCATTTTTTCTCTCAATAGCTTTTGATTGTATTCCTGGACACCCACAAGGAAGAGGATGGGCAGTTTCTGCCTTTTTAGCTGCCATATTAGCTTTTACTGCTGCCTCATCATATTCAGCAGCTTCTCTTTCTTCAAAACTAATTGCATTTACTGGACAACCTGGAAGGCAATCTCCCAAACCATCACAATAGTCATCTCTCATAAGTCTGGCTTTACCATTCACCATTCCAATTGCCCCTTCATGACAAGCTGAAACACATATCCCGCACCCATTACATTTTTCTTCATCAATTTTTATTATTTTCCTTATCATTCTTATGTCACCTCATTATTTGTTACATCTTTCTATAAATATATTACTATATGAAAAAAATAAATTCGGTAACATATGATACACTTAAAATATTTTTTGAACAAGATACATATAGAATACTGTTCCTCCTAAAATACTTATCAAGCTATTTCTTTTCCATGCCTGAAGAAATACAACTACTGCTACTGCCAATATTTCAGGTATCCCATGAGGTGATTTAAGTACATCAGTATCCTTCAAACAAAATATAATAAGAATTCCAATTACTGCTGGAGGCAAAACTTTTCCCAAGTACATCATATATTTTTCCACTGCTTTATTTTTTTTATTCAATATAAGAAAAGGAAAAGCTCTTAAAAAATATGAGGTAACTCCTACTGCTGCTATTATAGAAACTGAATATAAAAACCCTGACCTCATATTATTCCACTCCTCTTTTCTTTGCTGACTCTATCTTTTTTTCTAATCTTGATTTAAATATAATCAAGAAAACTATTATAATAACTATAGAAGGAATCAGCATATTTTTAGATCCTAAGAATATCAAACATAGAAGTCCGCTCACCACACCTAATATACTTGGTGTTTTCGTTGGAAAAGTAAGAAACTGATCTACAAATATAACTATAAATAAAGCTGTCATTGCAAAATCTATTCCTTTGCTGTTAAAATGCACGGCTGACCCAAGTATTGCTCCTAATACTCCTCCTAATATCCAATAAAAATGGCTTAACCCAGCTATTGCTAGAAAAAGTTGTTTTCTGTTAACTCCTAATGGAGTTTTTACTGAACACATAATAGCATATACTTCATCTGTAAGTGTATGTATCATATATGGTCTTACTTTTTTCATCTTTTTAAATAAATTAGTAAAAGATATTCCATAGAGGGCATATCTTGCATTTACTATTAAAGTAGTAATAACTGCTTCTGCTATTCCTGCCCCTCCTGTTAAAAGATTTAAAAGTACAAACTGCATAGACCCTGAATAAATTCCCAATCCTATAAATAATGCCCAGATGAAATTATATCCATTTCTTTGACATAGAAGTCCAAAGGCCATTCCTACAAAAATATACCCGAAAAAAACCGGCATAGTTGCTTTAAATGCCGCTTTTAATGCTTTTTTCATATTTCCCCTCACTTTTTATATTATAATTACTTTTATCTACCCTTTTTTATTTATTACAGGAAAATTTTTTTTAAATATTCAGCCACTCCATCTTCATCATTTCTCCCAATTATTTTGTTCTCAGGAAGAAGTTCTTTTAATCTTGGATTACAATTTCCCATAAGAAGCCCTTCACCCACTACATCAAGCATCTCATAATCATTTAATCCGTCACCAAAAGATATTACCTCTTCAGTATTTATTCCAAATTTTGGAAGAAGTATATCTTTTATTGCACTTCCTTTAGAAACTCCCTTATTCATTATTTCCAGACATATCGGCATGGAAAGAGTAAGATTTATTCTATCTCCAAATTTTTCATTTATTTCATTTTCAAGTTTTCTTATAAGCCTTTCATTTTCATTGATATAAAAAAACTTTATTACTTCACTATTTTTTAATTCCGAAAATTTCTTTACATTATATGTAAATCCAGATTCCTTATGATATTCATGAGCTTCATCTAAAGGTCTTTCAGAAAACCAAAAATCATCTTTATATATACTTTTATGAATATCTTCATTTATATCAAGATCAAATATTTCATTGCTTAATTCCTTAGGTATGTCTCCCTTAAATATAATATCATTATTTTCATTGTGTATTCTGGCTCCATTTGAACTGATAAGATAAGAATCCAAGCCCAGCATTTCTTTAAACTTTAAGGCATCCATATGATGTCTTCCAGTTGCAATAAAAAACTTTATTCCAAGGTTGGTTACATCTTTTATTACATCTCTTGTATATTTAGAGATTGTATGCTCAGAATTCAGCAGTGTTCCATCTAGGTCACATACAATTGCCTTATATTTCATTCTTTCCTCCTATTATTTCCTATTTTTTTAGTATAAGTCTTACTAATTATACCATTTTCCGAAAAAAAAACAAGTAAAAATATCAAATTTTTATTCAATTATTTTAAAAATTTTACTAAGAATTTTATTGACATAAAGTATATTTTATGATATTATAATCTTTGTCAACGAAAGTCGGAATATAGCGCAGTCCGGTAGCGCATCTGCCTTGGGAGCAGAGGGCCGCAAGTTCGAATCTTGCTATTCCGACCATTAATTGGGCTGTCGCCAAGCGGTAAGGCAACGGACTTTGACTCCGTCAGGCGCTGGTTCGAATCCAGCCAGCCCAGCCACTTTAATGTTAATTACCTCTTAAAATAAATTTAAGAGGTTTTTTATTTTTTGGAGTAATTTTTTTCTTCATATTATATATTTATGTTTCTTGATCTTTATTTAATATTCTTCATAACTATATTATATATAGAAAATATTCTGCTTATGTATAATAAACTTTTAATTTTTATTTTTTTATAAAAAAGCTTGCCCTTTAAGCTGCTTAAAGGTTTATAATATATTTACTTTCCTGAATATATGTTAATATGATAAAAGGAGCCCTTTTTCAAGGGCTTCTTTTATATTTTATTTTCTTTCCATCATTAAGAGCTTCTTAAATCAATTCTGGATAATCATATTTTAAAAATTTTAAAAAATTATTAAAATTTTTTAAAGCTGTCATTCAATGATCTAATCTTTCAATTAATGTCTATATCCTTAAAGCAATTAATCTAAAATTTTATTTTCACATACATCAATGATTGTTTGAGCAGATAAATAAAGTCTTCTAGGAATACTTTCAATACTTATCCATTCTTTTCCTGGTGTGTGAGCATTTGCTCCAGCTAATCCCAATCCTTCTAAAATAGGTTTTCCAGATGCCATAGCATGCCCTGCATCTGTTCCGCCTCCTGTATTTGGAAGAAGTCCTAAATTTTTACCTAATGAATGATATATATTAACTGCATTTTGTACCAGTACTTTTCCTTTTTCATTTGTACTAAATGGAGGTCTTTTAGGAGAAAATTCAATAGAAATTTTACTTCCACTTAATTTCTTTTGATTTGATTTTTCTTCCAATTTTTTTAATACTTCATTAAGTTTTTCTTCATTTGGATATCTTATATCAGCATATAATACTGCATTTTCTGGAATAACATTTAAAGTTTTTTCTGAACCGCTTTCAAAAGCAGTCCAGTTAAATCTTAGTTTATCTTTTCCCTCATCTAGATCTTTTGTTCTTGAAACTAAATCAGCACCTTCTATGATGGTATTTATTCCACTATCAGGATCTGCTCCAGCATGAGCACTCAATCCTTTTATTTCTACTTTTATTTTTCCTGTTCCTGATGTTCCCATAACTAAAATTTCCTGTCCAGCAGAAGTGGGTTCATATGAGAGAACCATATCACTTTTTGCAGCTTCAGCTGCTATCAAGTCTTTTGATCCAGCTGATCCTATTTCTTCATCAGTATTAAAAATAACTGTAATAGTATCATAATTCTTAAAATCCATTTTCTTCAAAAGATTTAAAGTATGTAAAATTACTGCTACCCCTGATTTTGCATCTCCTACTCCTGGTCCATAGATTTTATCTCCCTCTACTTTCCAGGGTGCATTTTTTAATGTTCCTTTTGGATAAACTGTGTCCATATGTGCCATCATCAAAATTTTCTTACTTCCATTCCCTTTGAATTTGGCCAGAACATTTTTTCCTTTTCCTTCATTTAGAGGTGTCTCTAAAGTAACTTTTCCACCAAGTTCCTCCAATTGTTTCTTTAAGTAATTTCCTAATTTAAGTAATCCTTCATTATCATCACTAAAGCTTTCCATTGTTACAATATTCTGTAGAGTATTTATAACTGCTGGAACCTCTTCCTTTGCATTGTCCAGTAATTGTTGATTCACTTCTTTTGTCTGGGGTTTAAAAGCATTTTTACTTGTTTCCTTTCCATAAATAAAAATACTTAAACTTAAAAATAATAATAAAGTTATAATTTTCATATTTCACTCCCTTTATAAATTTTTTGTTCTGTTTATATAAAGACCAAAACCATAACATAGTGAATAATATATTAAATTACATAATTTTATCTCTTTTTTATCTTTCTAAAGATAAAATTAATTTTAAAATTTACATCTATTTTTCTTTTCAAAAAATATTTTATTATAATTTTTTCTCTATTCCTATTCCTGTAATAACTTCTTTTCTAGTAGTTTTTATTTCATAGCCATAAAGATTTCCATCATGTGAATCATAGTGATTTAATCCCACAGTAAAAGTAATTTTCATTGAACTATCAGATTTATAACGTAATCCAAGATTAAATTGATGAGCACTTAGTTGCATCATATCCCCAGTTGGGTGAGAATTTTGTCCTTTATCTATATATCCATACCCTAATAATAAATCAAACTTCTCATTTAGTACTTGTTCAAATCCAAATAAATATTCATTAGTATCCTTAAATTTATGATATAATTCCTTATCCATTTTCTTCTTACTTTCAAAAATTCTATTATAAGTAAAAAATATGCTCTGTAATTCATTTAACTTGTATTCTGCACCTAAGGAAAGAACACTTGGAAAATCTTTTCTCTGATCTACTGCAAATTTTGCTAAAAGCGTTTCTGCAATATGACCATCATCTGTTGTTATATGCCCATCATAATTTAATTTTGTTTCAGCTAAATATTTAATTCCCAAATTTAAATTTTTATCAAGTTGATAAAACAGCGATATTTCTGGTGCAAATCCTGTTGCAGTAATTTTTGATTTTACACCTTGACCAGTTATAACATAGCCTTCAGCTTCTATTTTTGAATATAAGGCTCTTCCTCCTAATCCTATTGCTAAATTATCTTTTAATTTATAGGTAAATCCCAAAATTATTCCCGGATTAAAAGATGTTACATTTAAATTTTCAATTCTATTGTATGAAACTTTATATTTTAAGAATCCTCCTTGACCTAAAGAACCTGCCCCGAAGTAAAATCCATAGTTTTCTGTATTATGAACATATGAAAGACTTGGTGCAAACTGTGATGTACTAGTTTCTAAAAAAGTATTATTTCTAAGTTTAAGTTTGTAATCAGGAAATATTACTAAGGTTCCACCATATATATAATCCCCAGTTCCTAAAAATATTGTAGAACTTGGATTTGAAAATACTGCTTCTGTGGAGATATATGCTGCTTGAGCAGGATTTCCAAAAGAAATAACACTTGAACTTGTTCCTATTTCTATTCCTCCAAGGGAAAAAGTCACTTTAGAAATCAATAAAAATAAAATTATTTTTTTCATATTTACTCCTTTTGTATACTTATTCATATTAATCCAAGTTTTTTCAGCTATTCACATAACATTATTATTTAATTCTATTAATTTTTTATTACAATAACTCTTACTAAATTCCTTTATTCTATAGAGTAAATTTTTATTTTTAGCTCTCTTTGTCAACATAAATTCTTGAATTATATAAAAGAATAAAACAATAATAATTTTCTTATTAAAAAAATTATAAAATGAATTTATTGAAAAAAATTAAAAATTATCTTAATTCAAAAAAAATTTTAAAAATATTAAAATTTTTTCAATATAAAAAATGACATACAAAATTGTTTTATTATTGTTAAAATATTATTTTTTTGTATACAAAAATTTATAAACTACTCTAGATTTAAAGAAAGTTTTATTTTTAGACCGTATTAAATACATCTTTTTTATTTCATAACAATACACCTGTGATTTTATGTCTTTTTTTACATTTTGAATACTTTAAAAATTATCTTTTTTGAAAAAATATTTGACTTTATTTGTAAAAAAAGGTACACTAGAAATATGAAATATAATTTCAATCAATGGTTTTCCAACAGAAATAAAATTACCATATAAATTTGGAGGTGGTTCTATGACAAATTTAGAATTAATTTATCGGGCAAGAAAAGGAAATGAAGAAGCTGCTAATAGGATATTTAAAGAATATAATAATCTTATTCTTTTAACAGCTAAAAAATATTTTTTTTATGGTGCTGATCACGATGATGTCATTCAAGAAGCTTCTATTGGTCTTATAAAAGCAATTCATTCATTTTGCGAAGGTAAAAATGCATCATTTAAGACATTTGCTTTCCTATGCATTAAAAGACAATTAATTACAGCTATTAAAAGTTCTAATTCAGGAAAACAAAGAATATTAAATATTGCTATAAGTAATTCTTCTGAAATAATATCAAAAAATTATGAGAATACAAGTATCAATATGTTTTCCTCTACTTCATTTAATAATCCTGAAGACTCATGTATATCAAAAGAAAAAATGAAATTGCTTAAAAAATTTATTAAGTCAAATCTAAGTAAGATGGAGAATGAAATTCTTGAATATATGCTGCTTGAAATGACTTATACTGAAATAGCTGAAATACTGGATAGAGAACCTAAAAGTATTGACAATGCAATTCAGAGAATCAAGAAAAAAATAAAAGTATTTATTAATGAATATGACAGCATCTAAATAAAAATAATAAAAGAGAATTCTTTTTAAAAAGAATTCTCTTTTATCATACTTTCCAGACTTTAATTTTTTATTTTAAATATTATTTTAATGAATAAATATAGTTACTGTATTCTTTTTTTAATATCTGTATTTTAACAGTATTTTCCTCAATTTTATTATTTATGTTTTCTATATCCTTGTCAAGCTCTACCAATCTTTTTATATATTCTTTTCCTTGAGTTGAATCATTTTTTACTGTATCTATATTTTTTCTAATTCTATCCTGCTCAGTAAGCTTTGCAGCATAAGCTCCTTTCAAATTGGTAAGTTCCATGTTTATATTTTCTACTTCCTGATGAAGTGAAGCAGCTTTCTTAAATAAGTTTTGCACATCTTTTGGAATAGAACTATTAGAAGAATATGCCATAAGTGTTTTACTGTCTAAATTTGAAAGATATATACTTTCAGTTTTTATTATTTCTTCTTTTACTGGAAATTTTAGTTCTTTATTAGAAGGAAGTTCTATTTCAAAACGATAAATTGCAGCAGTTTTTTCATAATATTTTTGAGGTTCAATCAATTTTGAATTTTGTATAAAAGGATGTTCCAAAATAATATTTTTTAAATTTTTACTACTATTTTTAAAATGGTATACCCTTTCATAAATATCTCTTTTATTTATTTTTAACACTCCATCACTTACAGATACAAAATCAGAATAATTTTTAAGTGAAGTTGAAATAATTCCACTAACTGATAAATCATCACCATAAGATATCATTCTGGTTTCATTTTCTGGAAGAAATTCTAAAAGTGCATCTCCAACATATGTACCATCATCATATACTGTAATGGGCCCAGCAGGAAGCTTCATTCCAGAACTATTCTTAAAACTTACTCCTAGTACAGGATTTGTATTCATATCCATTCTAGCACTTCCTCCATCAAATATAGAGAGTTTTTTTATTTCAAATGCACCTTCCATAAGTGGAATCATAGCACTCTGCTGACGTTCTAAAGTTATTGGTTTAGGCGATGTAAAAACAAACATTTCTCCTGCACTTCTTACATTGGTAACAGGAGTATTTCCAGCTCTGCCTGAATCTCTTTTAAAACTAAATTTTGAAGCTTTCTCAAAACTCATATCTGCATATGCCATTTCAGATATTTCAGATATTTCAGAAAAACCGCTTTCATGTACTTTTGCATTTGCAAATCCTGCAATTGATAAAGGTAATATAGGTCTATTTAAATGATAAGGAGGATATAACTCTTGTATAAAAGAGACAGGACGACCTGTAACAAGAGATAATTCCACATCTTTCCAATCCATTTCACCAACATTATCAACTATAGCCCAACCTTGAAAATAAGGTTTTTTTTCTGTTATATCAAATCTATATGTTGCCTTCCAAACAGGACTTGCTATAACATAACTTATTTCAATTTCTCTTTTTTTATCTCCAGCTAAATATATGTTTATACTTTTAATATTTTGATTTTTAGATTCTAATATAAATTCTAAAGCCCTATTAATATCATCTGCAATCTTTTTATCAGTGAAATTATAAGAAGTAATTTCATCTATTTTTATTAATTCAATTCCTTCTTTAGTTAAAATAGATAAAATTCCTCCATCAATAATCCCATCTGCAGTTTTTATTTTTTTTACTTCAGCTCCCATAATTTTCCCTGTTATCTTTTTATCAGTAGAAATTTCTATTTCTGCTCCACGCAAAGCATTTAAAATTTCAATAAGTGTAGGGTTATTTTCTAAATTAATACTGAGGCTTTCAAGGGTTCTTCTGAAAGTTTCTTCAGAAGAATAGCTTATAAGAGGCAATTCTGTAGTTGGATCATAAATTATCATAGATTTTAAAACATCATTTAAAGCATTTTTTTCAAATAAAAAAGATAATTTTGAACTATTTTCAAGATAGCCTTTATGTTCGAAATATCCTACCCCTGAAGAATAAAGAGTTACTTTTTTAATAGGAACTTCACTGTTCTTTGAAACATCTGCTTTTAAGTTTACACTTCTCCCCAAGAATAAACTCATAAAAAGTAATAAAAATATAAATTGCATAATTCCTCCTTACATGAAATATGAGATAAAATTTAACATATTATTAATGTGTAA is a genomic window of Fusobacterium sp. containing:
- a CDS encoding GNAT family N-acetyltransferase, producing the protein MEKVIVIIKNVNRNYILKGGCYLKKLSLRLFNSKDIALFEKWLYIPHVAKWYHNPLDWIDEVKKRNDEFSFLHHFIVEVENKPIGFCQYYEYHHSGEKWHGKIDIDGAYSIDYLIGETEYLGVGFGKKIIQALIEKIKLQNNVKCIIVQPEQENKASCNTLLSSGFFFDMNNEIFIIEF
- a CDS encoding ATP-binding protein, producing the protein MIRKIIKIDEEKCNGCGICVSACHEGAIGMVNGKARLMRDDYCDGLGDCLPGCPVNAISFEEREAAEYDEAAVKANMAAKKAETAHPLPCGCPGIQSKAIERKNEKSECCETKEVESQLNQWPVQIKLVPFNAPYFNGANLLIAADCTAYAYGDFHNKFIKNRITLIGCPKLDEGDYADKLTAILENNNIKSLTVVRMQVPCCGGIVNAVKKALLQSSKLIPWNIVTISTSGEIIED
- a CDS encoding branched-chain amino acid transporter permease gives rise to the protein MRSGFLYSVSIIAAVGVTSYFLRAFPFLILNKKNKAVEKYMMYLGKVLPPAVIGILIIFCLKDTDVLKSPHGIPEILAVAVVVFLQAWKRNSLISILGGTVFYMYLVQKIF
- a CDS encoding AzlC family ABC transporter permease, coding for MKKALKAAFKATMPVFFGYIFVGMAFGLLCQRNGYNFIWALFIGLGIYSGSMQFVLLNLLTGGAGIAEAVITTLIVNARYALYGISFTNLFKKMKKVRPYMIHTLTDEVYAIMCSVKTPLGVNRKQLFLAIAGLSHFYWILGGVLGAILGSAVHFNSKGIDFAMTALFIVIFVDQFLTFPTKTPSILGVVSGLLCLIFLGSKNMLIPSIVIIIVFLIIFKSRLEKKIESAKKRGVE
- a CDS encoding Cof-type HAD-IIB family hydrolase; the encoded protein is MKYKAIVCDLDGTLLNSEHTISKYTRDVIKDVTNLGIKFFIATGRHHMDALKFKEMLGLDSYLISSNGARIHNENNDIIFKGDIPKELSNEIFDLDINEDIHKSIYKDDFWFSERPLDEAHEYHKESGFTYNVKKFSELKNSEVIKFFYINENERLIRKLENEINEKFGDRINLTLSMPICLEIMNKGVSKGSAIKDILLPKFGINTEEVISFGDGLNDYEMLDVVGEGLLMGNCNPRLKELLPENKIIGRNDEDGVAEYLKKIFL
- a CDS encoding glutamate carboxypeptidase — its product is MKIITLLLFLSLSIFIYGKETSKNAFKPQTKEVNQQLLDNAKEEVPAVINTLQNIVTMESFSDDNEGLLKLGNYLKKQLEELGGKVTLETPLNEGKGKNVLAKFKGNGSKKILMMAHMDTVYPKGTLKNAPWKVEGDKIYGPGVGDAKSGVAVILHTLNLLKKMDFKNYDTITVIFNTDEEIGSAGSKDLIAAEAAKSDMVLSYEPTSAGQEILVMGTSGTGKIKVEIKGLSAHAGADPDSGINTIIEGADLVSRTKDLDEGKDKLRFNWTAFESGSEKTLNVIPENAVLYADIRYPNEEKLNEVLKKLEEKSNQKKLSGSKISIEFSPKRPPFSTNEKGKVLVQNAVNIYHSLGKNLGLLPNTGGGTDAGHAMASGKPILEGLGLAGANAHTPGKEWISIESIPRRLYLSAQTIIDVCENKILD
- a CDS encoding sigma-70 family RNA polymerase sigma factor, which gives rise to MTNLELIYRARKGNEEAANRIFKEYNNLILLTAKKYFFYGADHDDVIQEASIGLIKAIHSFCEGKNASFKTFAFLCIKRQLITAIKSSNSGKQRILNIAISNSSEIISKNYENTSINMFSSTSFNNPEDSCISKEKMKLLKKFIKSNLSKMENEILEYMLLEMTYTEIAEILDREPKSIDNAIQRIKKKIKVFINEYDSI